A window of the Brassica napus cultivar Da-Ae chromosome A2, Da-Ae, whole genome shotgun sequence genome harbors these coding sequences:
- the LOC106425813 gene encoding thermospermine synthase ACAULIS5 has protein sequence MGEAVEIMFGNGFPEIHKDTSPIQTLLSNQKDCHWYEETIDDDLKWSFALNSVLHTGTSEYQEIALLDTKHFGKVLVIDGKMQSAERDEFIYHECLIHPALLFHPNPKTVFIMGGGEGSAAREILKHKTIEKVVMCDIDQEVVEFCRRFLTVNSEAFCSKKLELVIKDAKAELEKRDEKFDIIVGDLADPVEGGPCYQLYTKSFYQNILKPKLSPNGIFVTQAGPAGIFTHKEVFTSIYNTMKHVFKHVKAYTAHVPSFADTWGWVMASDQEFEVQMDEIDQRIEERVKGELMYLNAPSFLSAATLNKTISLALEKETEVYSEENARFIHGHGVAYRHT, from the exons ATGGGAGAAGCCGTAGAGATCATGTTTGGAAATGGGTTCCCGGAGATTCACAAAGACACCTCACCCATTCAAACCCTCCTGTCTAACCAGAAGGACTGCCATTGGTACGAAGAAACCATCGATGATGATCTCAAGTGGTCTTTTGCTCTCAACAGTGTGCTCCATACAGGAACCAGTGAGTACCAAGAAATTGCTCTTCTGGACACCAAACATTTCGGCAAG GTGCTTGTGATTGACGGGAAAATGCAAAGTGCAGAGAGAGATGAGTTTATCTACCATGAATGTTTGATCCACCCTGCCCTCCTTTTCCACCCCAA CCCCAAGACAGTGTTCATAATGGGAGGAGGTGAAGGCTCTGCTGCAAGAGAAATACTAAAACACAAGACGATCGAGAAAGTGGTCATGTGTGATATTGATCAG gAAGTTGTTGAATTTTGCAGGAGATTTCTGACCGTTAATAGTGAAGCTTTTTGTAGCAAGAAGCTTGAACTTGTGATCAAAGATGCAAA GGCTGAACTGGAGAAAAGGGATGAGAAGTTTGATATCATAGTGGGAGATTTAGCAGACCCAGTAGAAGGTGGACCTTGTTACCAACTCTACACCAAATCCTTCTACCAAAACATCCTCAAACCCAAGCTTAGCCCTAATGGCATTTTTGTGACTCAG gctGGACCAGCAGGAATTTTCACTCATAAAGAGGTCTTTACATCAATCTACAACACCATGAAACACGTCTTCAAGC ACGTGAAGGCTTACACTGCACATGTACCGTCATTTGCGGACACATGGGGATGGGTGATGGCATCGGACCAAGAGTTTGAGGTCCAAATGGATGAAATAGATCAAAGAATTGAAGAGAGAGTGAAAGGAGAGTTGATGTATCTAAACGCTCCTTCTTTCCTATCTGCTGCTACGCTCAACAAGACCATCTCTCTTGC GCTGGAGAAGGAGACAGAAGTTTATAGCGAAGAGAACGCAAGATTCATTCATGGTCATGGTGTGGCATACCGGCATACTTGA